In Roseibium algicola, the DNA window AACGATCATCACGCGTTTCATGTCGCACCAAACAAAAGCAAGGAAGGGCCGGTCGTTATACAGATTGTGCTGGGGATGAAAACCCGAAACAGACTGTTCAATGGACACTTTGGCTTCGCTGGCCCTATCTAGTTTGCAAGACAGAATGTTCTTTGATGGAGAGGCAGATGAGCTGGTTGAATTGCCCTGATCCCGTACCGGGAAATGCTGCAAGCTGTGACCCGATTGAAACGATCATCGTACCGCGGACATCCGACCTCGGCGGATTTTCGGTAAGACGTGCCCTGCCGTCTGCCAGGCGGCGGATGGTTGGCCCTTTCATCTTCTTCGACCAGATGGGCCCGGCAGAACTTTTGGTCGGCGGCGGTATCGACGTGCGCCCGCATCCTCACATCGGGTTGGCGACAGTTACCTATCTCTTTGAAGGAGAGATGTATCATCGTGACAGCCTTGGAACGGAGATTGCGATTGCCCCCGGTGCTCTGAACTGGATGAGCGCCGGCAAGGGCATCGTGCATTCCGAACGTGAGAGGCCGGAACGCCTGCAGGAAAAACGTCCCCTGTTCGGCCTGCAGAGCTGGGTGGCCCTGCCCAAACACCTGGAAGAGACCGACCCGACCTTCCAGCACCACGGCACTGAAGAACAGCCGGAATTTGCCGACAAGGGCGCTTCAGTCAAACTTATCGCGGGCGAGCTTTATGGCCACAAGGCACCGGTGAAGACAGCGTCCGACATGTTCTATGCCGATATCACGCTGGAACCGGGAGCGAAGATCCCGCTGGATGCCGGGTGGGAAGAGCGCGGCCTTTATACGGTCTCGGGCCAGATCACCATCGCCGGCCAGAATTTCGATCCGGCCCAGCTATTGGTGTTCAAACCGGGTGATCATCTGGTGATTGAAAACACGTCTCCCGTGCCGGCCCGTTTCGTAGTGCTTGGCGGCGAACCGATGGACGGCCGGCGTTATATCTGGTGGAACTTCGTGTCCTCATCGAAAGAGCGCATCGAGCAGGCCAAGGAAGATTGGCGTCTTGGCCGTTTCGATACGGTACCCGGCGATGCGGAAGAGTTCATTCCCTTGCCTGACCGTCCGGGGCCCTGACACTCCAGCCGCTCTCCAATGGCGGTGCTTTTTCAAACCTGTCGGCGGGCCGGATAAGGTCCGGCTCGCCAAAGTCCAGAATGATGTTGAGCCGTTGGCTTGCCAGCGGGTCACCCGTCAGATTTGGATCTTCCGGCGAAACCGACAGCCGCACGCCCCGGTGTGTCGTCTCCAGTTGCCTGAACCCGGAAACCGCCTCGCGAAACACTTCCGGAACCGTCCAGCCATACCGAAGCGACAGGGCGTCGATCACCAGCCAGACCGCATCAAGGCCGATCTGCATCTGGCGCGGATCTTCCACCACCAGCTTCAGCCGCAGATAATCGATGCTTTTTTCCGATGGGCCGCGCAGCAGAAAGAAAAGGGTTGTCGAACCGTAGTCGACACTGGGTGTGGTCAAGGGCACCAGGTCGGATGCACATTGCCAGCGGCCTTCACTGAAAGGTGCCCGGCTCCAGCCGGGATTTCCGAGCCCCAGAGACCGTAATTCGTCGCATAGCTGATCCGGCTGGCCCAGGAAGCTGCGTTTCAGCTCCGCGGAAAGTTCCGGTTCCGGAGCCAGCAGCACCTGCTTGGCCGGAGACTGCAGGGAAGAAAGCGGATCGGGCATCAAGGGGGCGGTTACAACGCTTTCCTCACTCCCTTGCCCGGCAAGGTGCAGGAACAGGCCGCCAACGGCGAAACCGGCAGCCAGCAACGCCAGGGTTCCCCAGATGTAGTACGGCGTCACCTGAGCACGTTTACGAGATCTGGACGCGCGGGTTGGCAGGCCGGGCCTCCTTGGCTCGCCTCCTTCAGACAGAGTTTCCATGTCTGACTCAGCCCAGCGCGGGCCCTTGGAACGGTGCCCCGGCCTCGACCTGGATTGCGCTCCCCTACCCGTCCGGTCTGCCGACATTGCAGCCGATCCAAGCAAATGCCTGAGCTTGTCTGCGAAACCTGCCATTCAGTCCCTTAACACCGCGATCCTCAACCGAGTGGTCAAGGGCACGGGATTTATCAAACCAATACCTTGAAAAGGCAACCGGATACCTGTCATGTAAGCGCCGCTTCCACGGTCGCGCAGCCAAACGTAACGCTCGCACCCGAACCAGAACCAAAGAGGCCCCGAATGCCCACCTTTCCAGGTGACACACCTGACCTGCGCCGTGCGATCATCGAGACAGCCCGCGCCTTGCCTCGTCTCGGACTGACCAAGGGCACGTCAGGAAATGTCAGTGCACGCACCGAATCCGGTTTTTTGGTGACGCCATCGGGAACGCCTTACGAAAATCTGACTGAAGACAAGATCGTCGCGCTGGACTGGGAGGGTTGCTACCGCGGCGAGACACTACCGTCTTCCGAATGGCGGATGCATCTTGACTTCTATCTGGCGAAGCCGGATTGCGGCGCGGTGGTGCATTGCCATAGTCCTCGCGCGACCGCCCTGTCCTGTCACCGGCGCGGCATTCCAGCATTTCACTATATGGTGGCGCTTGCCGGTGGCGACCGTATCGAATGCGCCCATTACGCCACCTTCGGCACCCGCGGATTGTCCGAGGCAATGATTTCAGACTTGGCGACAGAACGGCCTGCCTGCTTGCAAATCATGGGCAGATCGCCGGTGGAGCAACCTTGCAGAAGGCGCTGTCGACCGCGGAAGGCGTGGAAGATCTGGCAGACCAGTATCTATCAGCCCTGATCCTGGGTGAACCTGTGATACTGGATGCGGAAGAAATGACCGTAATCTTGAAAAAATTCAAAACCTACGGAAAACAAACAAGCGAACTTGAAGACGGCCAGACAGCTGCCTTCGAACTGCCAAGACGGATGGACTGAAAATGCGGCTGGGAATTGACTGGGGTGGAACCAAGATCGAAATCATCGCTCTTTCCAACGAGGGCGAGGAACTGTTCCGGCAACGGGTCGACACGCCCAGGGACGACTATGAAGGTTGTCTGGAAGCAGTCCGATTTCTGGTCGAGGCGGCCGAAAAGGCAACCGGACAGACTGGAACGCTCGGTCTTGGAATTCCCGGTTCGCTTTCCCCCAGGACAGGCCTGGTAAAGAACGCCAATTCCACCTGGATGAACGGCAAGCCCCTGGACCAGGACCTGCAGAGGGTCCTTGGCCGCCCGGTGCGTATCCAGAATGACGCAAACTGTCTGGCTGTTTCCGAAGCCACCGATGGCGCAGGTGCTGGAGCGCATATCGTTCACGCTATTATCATCGGCACAGGCAGCGGTTCGGGCATTGCCATCGACGCGAAAGCCCATCTTGGTGCCAACGGCATCGGTGGCGAATGGGGAGCGATCACCGTGCCCTGGCTAAAGCCGGAGGAGTATCCGGGTCCCGACAGCTGGATCGGCCACAAGGGCGCCATCGATCGCTGGTGTTCGGGAACGGGCTTTCAGCTCGACTACAGGGACAGAACCGGAACGCTGCTGAAAGGCCATGAGATCATGGCGCTGAAACGCTCCGGCGACGTGGTGGCAACTGCCGTCTACGAGGCTTATGTCAGCCGTCTTGCCCGTGCGCTTGCAATGTCGGCTAATCTGCTCGATCCGGATGTATTCGTCCTGGGTGGCGGCATGTCGAATATCGACGAGCTTTATGCCGACCTTCCGCCCGCGATGACGCCTTACATTTTCTCCGATACCTTCGAGACACCGATCCGCAAGGCTATGCACGGCGACAGCTCTGGTGTGCGGGGAGCTGCCTGGCTCTGGGGGTGAGAAATCACCTGGAACCCAAAGACGACAAACCGACCCCGCGAGCGGCGGGATCGGTTCTTAGGGGTATGGCAAGACTAGCCTGACTTTTTCGCTCCAGCGCCGCGCCCTTTGCTGACGAGCACAATACCTGCCCCGACAGCTGCGACGGCCGCCAGTTTCGCCAAGTTTGGCACTTCACCAAAGGCGAGATATCCAAGGCCAAGACCAATCACCGCGGCAACGGAGCCTATCTGGCTGAGATAGACAGGCCCGGCTGTGTGCTGCAGGCGGAAATACAGCCCGTACTGAAAAGCGAATATCGTTATTTGGGCTGCCAGCAGGCCTGTGGCCTCCAGTGACCAGGTGCCGGGTACAACGGGGATACCGGCCATGGCAGTAAATAGTCCGAGTGCCGCAAACCCGACCAGCATCATGCCGAGAGCAAGATTGACCGGCCGTGCGCCTGCTGGCCACTTCACCGTGCGAAAAATGTTACCGGAAGCCAGGAATACAGGGATCGACAGAGCAAACATCGCCCACCAAGAGGCATCCACGGAAAGCTGACGTCCAGACGCTGCCAGCAAGATGCCGCCAGCCAGACCGAACAGAACGCCGACCCCACGCAGAACCTGAAACTTCTCCAGGCGCAACAGAACAGCAAATCCATAAGTCAGAACCAGCGGAAAAGCGTAGCTCAGGGAGACAAACCCCGCCCCGACCTTTGGCGCAGCAACCACTGCGATCATGTTCGGGGCAATGAACAGGAGACCGCTGACCAGCAGGTAGAAGGCAAACTGGCCCCGGCTGACACCTTTGTGCCCTTTAGCGGCCATTCTTCCTCCGGCTGCAATCCTGCTAATAACGAACAAACCCGCAGCACCGCCAAGGATGGACCACTGCAACAGGGCCAAAGGATGCCACCCGGCCATGGGGGCGGCCTTCGCAATCACCGTGGATACGGCGAGAAAACCACCGACAATCAACAACAGCACCAACGGCTGATCCAAAGGACTTTCACGCCTCTCGCCTGAAAGAGAAGCTTGTTGCTGCAGGGAAGCCGTACTTACGGATGTTCCTAATCTGGTCGTGTCCACCATGGGACTGTCCTTCCTCACAATTTGGCGCTGGCTTGATGCTGCACCGTTGCCAGAACAGATAACGCATTTTATCTTGATTTCAAGATACTTAATCTCAAGATTCTTGACATCAGTTGACAGAACCACCCGAAACAGCGAGTATCGGAACAACAAAAACAGTCGATATGTCAGCTAGTTACGCAACCTCTTGTTCCCTTGTAAAAAAGTGCGTCATCTGACTGGAAATGATCTGGAGTTTCCGACCATGACCACCCGGTCAAGCGACACCAAGAAGCCATCGGATCACCTGTTCGGAGATCCGGAAGACCTGCTAATCGACCGTGCGGAGCGCGCGCGCAGGCAATGGCAAAGGGAAATACCCGAGATCGCGGAGCAGTTGTCGCCAATGGTTCTGCTTGGTCGATTGAACGAAGCATCTCAGGTTATGGGTCGCGACTATCTTGCCCCTGCCTACGCGGATATCGGACTGAAGACGGGTGAATTCGATGTTCTGGCGACCCTCGTGCGGTCCGGACCACCCTACAAGCTGACACCGACGGAATTGTACCGGACCACGATGATGAGCTCGGGCGGCATGACGGCCCGGGTCGATAAACTGGAGAAAGCAGGTCTGGTTGAACGCTGCCCGCATCCAGATGACAGGCGGGCACTCACCGTTTGCCTGACCCCAAAGGGACTGGACCTGATAAAGGGGCAAATGCCCGACTACATTGCAAAACAGCAGCAGGCGGTGAGCGGGTTAAGCGAAAAAGAACAACAGCAATTGTCGGACCTTCTGGAAAAGCTCATTCGCTCCGTCAACGATCCTCTTGGAAAGACCTGACTGGCGCATACGCTAGCCAGGCGCCTCTGGTCTGGAAACCACAAGCCACCCCGGCCTTGTCACTTACCGTCACTGTGATCGAAACCCGGATTGTATTCCTGTCCCAGATGACCAATTCTTGTCCGTAACAACACACCGGGACCACACATCATGCTCAAATGGGTTACGCGCATTCTCGCCATCATGCTCTTCGTCCTGCCGGCACAGGCACAGGAAGAGCTGCAGATCCGGGATATTGAAAAAGGTACCGGCGAAGAAGCAAACGTCGGTGAAACGGTGGTGGTGCACTACACCGGCTGGCTGATGGACGGAACGAAGTTCGACTCCAGCGTCGACCGAGGAACGCCATTTTCGTTCACGCTGGGTGAGCGGCGCGTTATTCCCGGTTGGGAAAAAGGCGTCGAGGGCATGCAGGTCGGCGGCAAGCGCGAGCTGATCATTCCGCCGGACATGGCTTATGGGTCACAAGGCGCAGGCGGGATCATTCCGCCGGATGCAACATTGAAATTCGAAATCGAACTGCTTGAGGTCAAGGCGAAGAAATTCTCCGATATCGACAACGGCACCTTGAAGGCAAAGCTCGCCTCGGGCACCACGGTCATTGATATCCGGCGTCCTGACGAGTGGAAGCAAACCGGCGTCATTCCGGGAAGCCACCTGGTTACGTTCTTCAATGACAGTGGCCAGGTGAACCCTGCCTTCGGCAGCGAACTTCAGAAGTTGGTTTCCGGCCCCTCGGACGAAGTGGTGTTTATCTGCCAGACGGGGCAACGAAGCCAGGCTCTGTCAGAATATCTCGCCGGACAGGCCGGCTTCACCAACGTGGTCAACGTCGAAAAGGGAATTGCACACTGGATCGAAGATGGCGGCGAAGTCACTCAGGCAGCCTTGCCGGAGAATTGCTGGCTCTGCTGAGTTCGGATCATCCGCCTTATTCCAGTTGATCTGCAAGAGCTCGTCAGACAAGGCCGCCACCGCTGGTTCAGTGATCCAGTGGCGGCATACGGTTCCAGGCATCGAGCGCGGCGATCTTGTAGGCCTCGGCCAGTGTCGGGTAATTGAAGGTGTTTTCGACGAAATACTCCAGCGTACCACGCAGATTGAGCACGGCCTGACCGATGTGAACCAGTTCGGTCGCGCCCTCGCCCACAATATGACATCCCAGAAGCCGGCGGGTCTTGAGCGAGAAAATCATCTTCAGCATGCCGGTATCGAGACCCATGATGTGGCCGCGTGAGGTTTCGCGGAAACGGGCAACGCCGCACTCGTAGGGAATGCCGCGTTCCTTGATCTCCTCCTCGGTCATGCCGACGGTCGAAATTTCCGGAACCGCATAGATGCCATAGGGAAAATACTCTGGCGGATCGTAGGCCTTTTCTCCCAAGGCCTGGCAGGCTGCGATGCGCCCCTGCTCCATGGATGTCGAGGCAAGGCTCGGAAAACCGATGACATCTCCAGCCGCATAGATATGCGGCACGTCGGTCTGGAAAGTCATCGGATCGACCTTCAGACGACCACGGTGGTCCACTTCCAGGCCGCAGCTTTGCAGGTTCAGGTTCGGGGTCGCGCCCATGCGCCCTGCCGCGAACAGGATGACGTTGGACCGGACACTACGTCCGCCTTCCAGCGTGATTTCACATTCTGCGGGACCATGTTTTTCGATCTTCTGGACCTTTGCCCCGAAGCGCAGCGCAATTCCGCGGTCTCGGAGCTGATGCGTAAAATCGGCAACGAGCTCCTTGTCCAGGAAGTCGAGCATCGTTTCGCGCGGCTCGATCAGCGTCACGTGTACATCGAGCGCGGAAAATATCGAGGCATATTCGACACCGATAACACCTGCGCCGATGACAGCGACCGACCGGGGCAATTCGCCAAGCTCGAGGATCTCGTCGCTGTCGAGAACATACTCGCCATCAAAGGGAACATAGTCGGGGCGGAAGGGCTTGGTGCCGACGGCGATGATGAACTTGTCCGAGGTGATGAAATGAACTTCCCCGGCATCGCCCTCCACTTCGATCTTGTGCGGCTCGATGAACCTTGCCTCGCCCCGGATCGTATCGACCTTGTTTCGGGCAAACTGGTGCTCCAGAACCTCGACCTCGTGATTGAGGGTGATGTGCAACCGCGCACGAAGGTCCGCAGCCGTCAGGTCTTCCTTCACCCGGTAGGAGCGACCGTAGAAGCCTCGTTCGCGCCATCCGGTCAGGTTGAGCACGGTCTCACGCAAAGTCTTGGAAGGAATGGTCCCGGTGTGCACCGAAACGCCGCCGACCCGCCGTCCGCGTTCCACCACCAGAACATTGTATCCGAATTTTGCCGCCTGAATCGCCGCCCGGCGCCCGGCCGGTCCGCTGCCGATCACAACCAGATCGTAGTGTTCCATGTGCCCCTCACTGCCAGTTTTCTGTCAGCCGCTCGGCCTCCGTTCGTGCGGAGGCACCTTGTTGAAAATCGCTGCACTGCAAAAACAGCATCTTGGCGGAAGGGTCAAGAAGGCAAGCGGAAAATGAAGGTTTTCCGTGAGCTTTGGTGGAGAAGCCGGTCGTGACCAGAACTTGTATCCAGGTTGCAAGACAAACACGGTCCGTCGTCTATATACTCGCCATCGATGAGATTCTCGGTCTCTGCCGAGCCATTCCCCTCACATTTCATGCGACCTTTCAGGAAGCTGAAGTTCGAGAGCGAAACGTTAATATGAAGCACCTTCACGACAGCCAGACGTGAACGGGATTCCCAACACTGAAAGGGTCGACCACCTAAATGGGATCATCGCCTTCCCAGACGGCGTGCCGGGCAATGGCATTGCTTGAAAGTATTACAGTCAGGCTGCCGCATGCGTTGGTTCTATTCAGTGCGATGCTGCTTTCGCCGATCGATAGCGCGAAGGCGGAACAATCCGGCCAATGCCCGATGCATGAAGAGATCGTTCTTGCAGCGGAAGATGCCTTTTTTCCCTATTCAGGCCTTCATGAGGGAGAGCTACGCGGATTTGCAGTGGATCTAGTAACCGCCGCCTTGAGCGCAAAACACTGCGACGTCACGCTCCACGTCATGCCGTACAATAGGTGCATACGTGAGGTCGCGCAGGGCAGACAGCTTGGCTGCTTCGACACCACCGGCTCGGACGAAAACAGGCGTAATTTCATTTTTCACCAGACACCGCTCTTTTTCGGAAAGATCCTGGTCTACAGCCATCCGGACAACACGGCGAAATTTCATCCCGATTTCCTGAAAGACAAGACCTTCTCCGTGGTCAGAGGGTACACCTACACCGACGCCTTTGATGCCGATGAGACGATCTCGAAGGTAGAGGTGGATTCCGATCTGCAGACACTTGCGCTGGTAGCGAAGAGGCGAACCGACTACGCCGTCGCCTACGAAAAGGTTGCCGACTTTCACATCAGCAACAGTCAGGATCTCATTTCCCCAGCCCCCAAGGCTGTCCACGAACTCGCAAGGTTCGGTCTCTTCGTGTCATTTTCCAAATTGACGCCCGAGCGCTCAAGCGCGGTAGCAGCCCTTCTCGATGAGGGACTGCACGCCATACAGGAGAATGGGACTTATGATGATATCGATGCAGCCTGGGACGAATGGCTGAAGCACGGTCTGAAGGATGGGCGCCCCGCGCCGCACTGGAAAAGCCGGTAAAACGTCAGGTAGTCTTTTTTCATTGCCATCCAGAAGCGTATAATCTATCCCTCTTGCCATGAACATGAACCTGAAAGCAGCTTGGTGGTGGCGTCGCGCGAAATAGGCGGCCAGCGATCAGTCATGCTCTGAAGGGATCGAGTATCAAACCAAAGGCCGCCGCGGGACACCGCTGGCGGCCTTGGTTCTTTATAAGGCCGTCACAAAGGCAGCCACCAGAACGGGACCAGAGACATGCCGGTGCTGGCAGACCAGACCTATGAAACCGATTGCGGGATCACCATCCTGCGCACATCGCGCCCTTCCGACTACGAAACCGGAACGTCGGAATGGATCGACCGGCTGGATGCCGAGATGGGGGCGGTCCTTTCTTCCTCCTATGAATATCCCGGACGGTATACTCGCTGGGACATGGCGCTGGTGAACCCGCCCCTGGTGATGGAAGCAACGGACAGAAACGTCGAGATCCGTGCGCTGAACGACCGCGGAGGCCTGCTGCTGCCGGCAATTGCCGAAGTGCTGAAAAAACATGACGATGTGGACACGTTCAATGCCGACACCGGCAAGATCCAGCTAACGGTCAAGCGGCCCGACCGGTTGTTCAACGAGGAAGAACGCTCACGCCAGCCGTCTACCTTTTCGATCATCCGTGCCCTGAAGGACATGTTCGCCTGTGGCGATGACCAGCTCGGGCTCTACGGCGCCTTCGGCTATGACGTTGCCTTTCAGTTCGAACCCATCGAACAGAAGCTCGACCGGCCGGACGACCAGCGCGACGTCGTCCTGTTTCTGCCGGATGAGATCCTGATCGTCGATCACCACGGCAAACGCGCCTACGTGCTGGAATATGATTTTGTTGTCGGTGGTCGTACCACCAAGGGAATGGAGCGGACAGGAGCCAAGCAGCAGTATACGCCGGCGAACCGCGACCCTGGCCGCGGTGATCATGAACCCGGCGAATATGCAAAGCTTGTCGAGAAGGCCAAGGACTACTTCCGCAGGGGCGATCTGTTCGAGACTGTGCCCGGCCAGACCTTCTACGAGCCCTGCGCCAATCCACCTTCCGCCGTTTCGCGGCGCCTCGCCCAGATCAACCCTTCCCCCTATTCATTCTTCTTCAATCTCGGCAACCAGGAATATCTCGTCGGCGCTTCGCCGGAAATGTACGTGCGGGTCACCGGAGGTCGCCGGGTGGAAACCTGCCCGATTTCCGGAACGATCCGGCGCGGCAAGAACGCCATTGAAGACGAAGCCCAGATCCGCAAGCTGCTGAACTCTGCCAAGGATGAAGCGGAACTGACCATGTGTTCCGATGTCGACCGCAACGACAAGAGCCGCGTCTGCGTTCCCGGCTCCGTTCGGGTGATCGGGCGGCGGCAGATCGAGATGTACTCCCGCCTGATCCATACGGTGGACCACATAGAAGGCATCCTGCGTGAGGACATGGATGCGCTCGATGCTTTCCTCTCCCACACCTGGGCGGTGACCGTGACAGGCGCTCCCAAACGCTGGGCCATGCAGTTTATTGAAGACCATGAAAAGTCGCCACGCGCCTGGTATGGCGGCGCAATTGGTGCCGTGCTCTTCAATGGAGACATGAACACCGGCCTGACGTTGCGCACCGTGCGCATCAAGGATGGCACAGCCCAGATCCGTGCCGGCGCGACCCTGCTGTACGACAGTGTTCCGGAAGACGAGGAAGCCGAAACCGAACTGAAGGCGGAAGCCATGCGGGCAGCCGTTCGCGAGGCCGGTCTTGCCGTCAATGCGCAGGAGAAGCGCGAGGACCGGAAACCCGGCAAAGGTATGAAGATCCTGCTGGTCGATCACGAAGACAGTTTCGTGCACACGCTTGCCAACTATTTCCGCCAGACCGGCGCAGATGTCGTTACCTATCGAACCCCGGTGGCAGACCACGTTTTTCACGACGTCAATCCGGATCTGGTGGTCCTGTCTCCCGGCCCAGGCAATCCCAAGGACTTCGACTGTGCCGCCACCATCGGCCGGGCTCGCGCGCGCGCCTTGCCCATCTTCGGCGTCTGCCTAGGGCTGCAGGCGCTCTCCGAATACTTCGGGGCGGAACTGGGCCAGCTTGACGTACCGATGCACGGCAAACCTTCACCGATTTCCGTTTCCGGAAACTCGTTGCTGTTTGAAGGTCTCAACGCCCCGGTGGTCGTCGGCCGCTACCACTCGCTTTACGCCAAACGGGAAACGGTGCCGGCAGATATCCGCGTGACTGCGGAAACCGAAGACGGGATCGTGATGGCGATAGAACACGAGAAAGAAGCGATCGCGGCGGTGCAATTCCATCCGGAGTCGATCATGTCTCTGGATCAGGATGCCGGCCACAAGATTATAGAAAACGTGGTTACACGCCTTGTTGCGTCAAAAGACCAACAGGTGGCAGCAGCTTCCTGATTTGCGAGCGCCAGGGCAATGTCAGCCCTCTCCATACGTTGAAATCCCGAACGGCGCCGTTGATGGCGCCGTTTCACTTTTTCCATTCAACGTCTTGTTTCTCAATACCGTTTACCCACGCGCGCGAAAGGTCCCGGCCCATTTCGTTCCTGAAACTTGGTGTTCCACATCTGAAAATTTCGTGACTGAAAAATCAGGAACGATACCGGGTGTCATTGCATTTTCTCCCCGACCGCCTCAACGGCACGGACCTCAAGTCAGGTCTCAGTCAGTTGCAGGTGTCTCACGAAGCAAAGGAGAAAACCAATGCTTACCCTCAAGAAGACAATCGTTCCGCTCATGAGCGCATTCATCGCCTCCACGGCAATGGTCAGCTTCGCACAGGCGGAAGACCCTTGCGGCAGCGACGGAAGCGGCGACAAGCCAATCGTTGCATGTCCTGAAGCAAACGCAGCAGCTGCGGCTGACGCACCGGTTGATGCCCCCAAGGCAATGGTGGGCGATCTTGACGGCGACGAACCGTTGACCGCCGAACAGCAGGTTGAAGGCCGTGTTGAAAACCACGCTTCAACCAAAATGGACCTGGACGGCAATCAGGCAACCAACCAGCCGCTCATGGACAAGACCGACGGCAACGATTCCTA includes these proteins:
- a CDS encoding FKBP-type peptidyl-prolyl cis-trans isomerase, producing MLKWVTRILAIMLFVLPAQAQEELQIRDIEKGTGEEANVGETVVVHYTGWLMDGTKFDSSVDRGTPFSFTLGERRVIPGWEKGVEGMQVGGKRELIIPPDMAYGSQGAGGIIPPDATLKFEIELLEVKAKKFSDIDNGTLKAKLASGTTVIDIRRPDEWKQTGVIPGSHLVTFFNDSGQVNPAFGSELQKLVSGPSDEVVFICQTGQRSQALSEYLAGQAGFTNVVNVEKGIAHWIEDGGEVTQAALPENCWLC
- a CDS encoding MarR family winged helix-turn-helix transcriptional regulator, with product MTTRSSDTKKPSDHLFGDPEDLLIDRAERARRQWQREIPEIAEQLSPMVLLGRLNEASQVMGRDYLAPAYADIGLKTGEFDVLATLVRSGPPYKLTPTELYRTTMMSSGGMTARVDKLEKAGLVERCPHPDDRRALTVCLTPKGLDLIKGQMPDYIAKQQQAVSGLSEKEQQQLSDLLEKLIRSVNDPLGKT
- the sthA gene encoding Si-specific NAD(P)(+) transhydrogenase, giving the protein MEHYDLVVIGSGPAGRRAAIQAAKFGYNVLVVERGRRVGGVSVHTGTIPSKTLRETVLNLTGWRERGFYGRSYRVKEDLTAADLRARLHITLNHEVEVLEHQFARNKVDTIRGEARFIEPHKIEVEGDAGEVHFITSDKFIIAVGTKPFRPDYVPFDGEYVLDSDEILELGELPRSVAVIGAGVIGVEYASIFSALDVHVTLIEPRETMLDFLDKELVADFTHQLRDRGIALRFGAKVQKIEKHGPAECEITLEGGRSVRSNVILFAAGRMGATPNLNLQSCGLEVDHRGRLKVDPMTFQTDVPHIYAAGDVIGFPSLASTSMEQGRIAACQALGEKAYDPPEYFPYGIYAVPEISTVGMTEEEIKERGIPYECGVARFRETSRGHIMGLDTGMLKMIFSLKTRRLLGCHIVGEGATELVHIGQAVLNLRGTLEYFVENTFNYPTLAEAYKIAALDAWNRMPPLDH
- a CDS encoding DUF6030 family protein produces the protein METLSEGGEPRRPGLPTRASRSRKRAQVTPYYIWGTLALLAAGFAVGGLFLHLAGQGSEESVVTAPLMPDPLSSLQSPAKQVLLAPEPELSAELKRSFLGQPDQLCDELRSLGLGNPGWSRAPFSEGRWQCASDLVPLTTPSVDYGSTTLFFLLRGPSEKSIDYLRLKLVVEDPRQMQIGLDAVWLVIDALSLRYGWTVPEVFREAVSGFRQLETTHRGVRLSVSPEDPNLTGDPLASQRLNIILDFGEPDLIRPADRFEKAPPLESGWSVRAPDGQARE
- a CDS encoding ROK family protein — its product is MRLGIDWGGTKIEIIALSNEGEELFRQRVDTPRDDYEGCLEAVRFLVEAAEKATGQTGTLGLGIPGSLSPRTGLVKNANSTWMNGKPLDQDLQRVLGRPVRIQNDANCLAVSEATDGAGAGAHIVHAIIIGTGSGSGIAIDAKAHLGANGIGGEWGAITVPWLKPEEYPGPDSWIGHKGAIDRWCSGTGFQLDYRDRTGTLLKGHEIMALKRSGDVVATAVYEAYVSRLARALAMSANLLDPDVFVLGGGMSNIDELYADLPPAMTPYIFSDTFETPIRKAMHGDSSGVRGAAWLWG
- a CDS encoding pirin family protein, whose amino-acid sequence is MSWLNCPDPVPGNAASCDPIETIIVPRTSDLGGFSVRRALPSARRRMVGPFIFFDQMGPAELLVGGGIDVRPHPHIGLATVTYLFEGEMYHRDSLGTEIAIAPGALNWMSAGKGIVHSERERPERLQEKRPLFGLQSWVALPKHLEETDPTFQHHGTEEQPEFADKGASVKLIAGELYGHKAPVKTASDMFYADITLEPGAKIPLDAGWEERGLYTVSGQITIAGQNFDPAQLLVFKPGDHLVIENTSPVPARFVVLGGEPMDGRRYIWWNFVSSSKERIEQAKEDWRLGRFDTVPGDAEEFIPLPDRPGP
- a CDS encoding substrate-binding periplasmic protein, encoding MALLESITVRLPHALVLFSAMLLSPIDSAKAEQSGQCPMHEEIVLAAEDAFFPYSGLHEGELRGFAVDLVTAALSAKHCDVTLHVMPYNRCIREVAQGRQLGCFDTTGSDENRRNFIFHQTPLFFGKILVYSHPDNTAKFHPDFLKDKTFSVVRGYTYTDAFDADETISKVEVDSDLQTLALVAKRRTDYAVAYEKVADFHISNSQDLISPAPKAVHELARFGLFVSFSKLTPERSSAVAALLDEGLHAIQENGTYDDIDAAWDEWLKHGLKDGRPAPHWKSR
- a CDS encoding DMT family transporter, with product MFRYSLFRVVLSTDVKNLEIKYLEIKIKCVICSGNGAASSQRQIVRKDSPMVDTTRLGTSVSTASLQQQASLSGERRESPLDQPLVLLLIVGGFLAVSTVIAKAAPMAGWHPLALLQWSILGGAAGLFVISRIAAGGRMAAKGHKGVSRGQFAFYLLVSGLLFIAPNMIAVVAAPKVGAGFVSLSYAFPLVLTYGFAVLLRLEKFQVLRGVGVLFGLAGGILLAASGRQLSVDASWWAMFALSIPVFLASGNIFRTVKWPAGARPVNLALGMMLVGFAALGLFTAMAGIPVVPGTWSLEATGLLAAQITIFAFQYGLYFRLQHTAGPVYLSQIGSVAAVIGLGLGYLAFGEVPNLAKLAAVAAVGAGIVLVSKGRGAGAKKSG